One region of Planktothrix sp. FACHB-1365 genomic DNA includes:
- a CDS encoding amino acid ABC transporter ATP-binding protein, with the protein MNTNSNVAVNTAVKIDRLYKSFGDLKVLRGISTEIQKGQVVSIIGPSGCGKSTFLRCLNLLETPTSGHIFIDGIEITDPKAEILKVRQRVGMVFQHFNLFPHLTVLQNVIYAPMKVKKLSEPVAKQLGIELLQKVGLSDKTDVYPSRLSGGQKQRVAIARTMAMEPDILLMDEPTSALDPEMVKEVLDVMKGLAETGITMAIVTHEMAFAKEVSDRVLFLDSGLLAEDAPPEQFFKNPDCERAKQFLEKML; encoded by the coding sequence TTGAATACCAACTCAAACGTAGCAGTTAATACGGCGGTTAAAATTGATCGTTTGTATAAATCTTTTGGAGATTTAAAAGTATTAAGAGGGATTTCAACGGAAATTCAAAAAGGACAAGTAGTTTCTATTATTGGGCCGTCGGGTTGCGGAAAATCTACATTTTTACGCTGTTTAAATCTTCTGGAAACACCCACATCGGGGCATATTTTTATTGATGGGATAGAAATTACTGATCCCAAAGCTGAAATTTTAAAAGTTCGTCAGCGAGTGGGAATGGTGTTTCAACACTTTAATTTATTTCCCCATTTAACAGTTTTGCAAAATGTCATCTATGCACCTATGAAAGTTAAGAAACTGTCTGAACCTGTGGCGAAACAATTGGGGATCGAGTTATTACAAAAAGTCGGACTATCTGATAAAACCGATGTTTATCCCTCTCGACTTTCAGGGGGACAAAAACAACGAGTTGCGATCGCCCGGACTATGGCGATGGAACCGGATATTTTATTAATGGATGAACCCACCTCCGCCCTTGATCCTGAAATGGTGAAAGAGGTTTTAGATGTTATGAAAGGGTTGGCTGAAACGGGAATTACAATGGCAATTGTTACCCATGAAATGGCATTTGCAAAAGAAGTCTCTGACCGAGTTTTATTCCTCGATAGTGGCTTACTCGCAGAAGATGCTCCCCCAGAACAATTCTTTAAAAATCCTGACTGTGAACGGGCGAAGCAATTCTTAGAAAAAATGCTTTAA
- a CDS encoding tetratricopeptide repeat protein, translated as MSLDAVSVLLKQGIQLKELGNLDAAIHKFQQALQLNSQEAEIYKRLAETYILIGKEEDGIETLHQALNLKPQFSSAYLGVGNALYTQSRFDLAIWAYTQALEIQPDFVEAYANLGSIYFQQERFEEAFLNYQKALQINPNHGLIYWMLGNLLSKQEKINQAIDYYQKAILLQPNQELYYLKLAEIWLKVDQVNFAIDCYKKAIEINPQQAFAHQELNRLLQFKFQEQKDIQENSPRFYEGGLELASSGLETQLKSQLESNIKATLITSGSEQFLVENPLEKISETSEVAQYKNQAEILINQGLFEQAIALCHRALKLQPDYLPAYLTLGNTLHFQGKIEAALRAYSLALELQPNFPEIHANIGTMLFKMQRWDQAIASYEKALKLNPNLAAVYWNLGKVFQTVGRVDESISAWQKALELQPNLVEAEFNFEFGNSLARRGLWEEAIQSYQRAIALKPNWAEIYANMASVRYQQVAATPSQQGQEQEAIQLYYKSIELNPDLPQPHLYLGHIFSNTQEAEKAIYHYQQAIKLKPDSMDSYANLANLYARIGRVEAAIQNFEQALAIQPNWAEIHCRLAHIRKHDQPAEAIINLEKAIELKPDFTEAYQQLCDLLSHSTNLAKAREMSDLYCQRCGEQVPILSAIAYIFAYSQSGGCQQALDKLLELEKICYQDPEKINISEAIILYEILLFTVSHLRDSVEKNAQFYRLIAQQYYKYRFRDVSSAQYASVPSKTISKSLKIGFISKHFRRHSVGWCSEALIRELSLISPNIYLYVTGQLLADEVTQRFEQIATRCYWPKAYPNGFASAEEISAEILKDQLDILVDLDSMTVPTNVQILYRRPAPVCVSWLGFDAPYISSDNYFFCDQYTHPQGIEKHYLEQLIRLPHTSVALEPFKSRPVDREAVRNSLNIQSDQMVYLCVAPGRKINQEMIEAQVKILKNVPQSVLLRKGQGDNNLIRELYHQVCEEYNVDKSRLIFIGLTKTEEEHRAIYYVADALLDSYPYNGGTHNLEALSANLPVVTRGGEQYLSRMGYSFLKAVNLDFGIAWSWEEYTQLGIRLGLDQNLRYQIKSHLIQSQNPESLAPLWNPKKLAQEMYDLFWKLYRK; from the coding sequence GTGAGTTTAGATGCCGTTTCTGTCTTATTAAAACAAGGAATTCAGCTTAAAGAATTGGGAAATTTAGACGCTGCTATTCATAAATTTCAGCAAGCTTTACAACTGAATTCTCAAGAGGCAGAAATTTATAAAAGACTGGCGGAAACTTATATTTTAATTGGAAAGGAAGAAGATGGAATTGAAACTCTCCATCAAGCTCTCAATTTAAAACCTCAGTTCTCTTCAGCCTATTTAGGGGTGGGAAATGCCCTTTACACGCAATCTCGTTTTGATTTAGCAATTTGGGCCTATACCCAAGCTTTAGAAATTCAACCGGATTTTGTAGAAGCTTATGCTAATTTAGGAAGTATTTATTTTCAGCAAGAACGGTTTGAAGAGGCGTTTTTAAATTATCAAAAAGCTCTACAAATTAATCCGAATCATGGGTTGATTTATTGGATGTTGGGGAATTTACTCAGTAAACAGGAGAAGATTAATCAAGCTATTGATTATTACCAAAAAGCAATCCTGTTGCAACCCAATCAAGAATTATACTATTTAAAATTAGCTGAAATTTGGCTAAAAGTTGATCAAGTTAATTTTGCCATTGATTGTTATAAAAAAGCCATTGAAATTAATCCTCAACAAGCCTTTGCTCATCAGGAACTTAATCGACTGCTTCAGTTTAAGTTTCAGGAACAAAAAGACATTCAGGAGAATAGCCCAAGGTTCTATGAAGGGGGATTAGAGTTGGCGAGTTCTGGACTAGAAACACAACTTAAATCTCAATTAGAGTCAAATATTAAAGCGACTTTAATTACGTCGGGAAGTGAACAGTTTTTAGTAGAAAATCCCCTGGAAAAAATTAGTGAAACTTCTGAAGTAGCACAGTATAAAAACCAAGCTGAAATCTTAATCAATCAAGGCTTATTTGAGCAAGCGATCGCCCTTTGTCATCGAGCTTTAAAACTTCAACCCGACTATTTACCCGCCTATTTAACATTAGGAAATACCTTACACTTTCAAGGAAAAATTGAAGCCGCCTTGCGCGCTTATTCTTTGGCTTTAGAACTGCAACCCAATTTTCCCGAAATTCACGCTAATATTGGAACCATGTTGTTTAAAATGCAACGTTGGGATCAGGCAATTGCGAGTTATGAAAAAGCCTTAAAACTTAATCCGAATTTAGCGGCGGTTTACTGGAATTTAGGGAAAGTTTTTCAAACGGTTGGTCGAGTAGATGAATCGATTAGTGCTTGGCAAAAGGCTTTAGAATTACAACCGAATTTAGTCGAAGCGGAATTTAACTTTGAATTTGGGAATAGTTTAGCTCGTCGGGGATTATGGGAAGAAGCAATTCAAAGCTATCAACGGGCGATTGCTTTAAAACCAAATTGGGCTGAAATTTATGCTAATATGGCAAGCGTGCGATACCAACAGGTGGCGGCTACGCCATCGCAACAAGGGCAAGAACAAGAAGCCATTCAATTATATTACAAATCTATTGAATTGAACCCCGATTTGCCCCAACCCCATCTTTATTTGGGTCATATTTTCTCGAATACACAGGAAGCAGAAAAGGCAATCTATCACTATCAACAAGCGATTAAACTCAAACCCGATTCAATGGATAGTTATGCAAATCTAGCGAATCTTTATGCTCGTATCGGTCGTGTAGAAGCGGCAATTCAAAACTTTGAACAAGCCTTAGCGATTCAACCGAATTGGGCTGAAATTCATTGTCGATTAGCTCATATTCGCAAACATGATCAACCCGCAGAAGCTATTATTAATTTAGAAAAAGCCATTGAACTTAAACCCGATTTTACAGAAGCGTATCAACAGTTATGTGATTTACTCAGTCATTCCACGAATTTAGCCAAAGCCCGTGAAATGTCAGATTTATATTGTCAAAGATGTGGAGAGCAAGTTCCAATTTTATCGGCAATTGCCTATATTTTTGCTTATAGTCAATCAGGAGGTTGTCAACAAGCTTTAGATAAACTTTTAGAATTAGAAAAAATTTGTTATCAAGATCCTGAGAAAATTAATATATCAGAAGCGATTATTTTATATGAAATTTTGCTGTTTACCGTATCTCACCTGCGAGATTCTGTCGAAAAAAATGCCCAATTTTATCGATTAATTGCCCAACAATATTATAAATATCGCTTCCGTGATGTTTCATCTGCTCAATATGCTTCTGTCCCTTCCAAAACCATCTCTAAATCCCTCAAAATCGGATTTATTTCTAAACACTTCCGCCGCCACTCTGTAGGATGGTGTAGTGAAGCTTTGATTCGAGAATTGTCCCTAATTTCCCCTAATATTTATCTTTATGTGACCGGACAGTTACTAGCGGATGAAGTGACCCAACGCTTTGAACAAATCGCTACCCGGTGTTATTGGCCAAAAGCTTATCCAAATGGATTTGCTTCAGCCGAAGAAATATCCGCAGAAATCCTCAAAGATCAGTTAGATATTTTAGTCGATTTAGATTCAATGACAGTTCCGACTAACGTACAAATTTTATATCGCCGACCCGCCCCAGTTTGTGTATCTTGGTTAGGATTTGATGCACCGTATATTTCCTCAGATAACTATTTCTTCTGTGATCAATATACCCATCCCCAAGGTATTGAAAAACATTACCTAGAACAGTTAATCCGTTTACCTCATACTTCTGTAGCTTTAGAACCCTTTAAAAGTCGTCCTGTAGATCGAGAAGCTGTTAGAAATAGTTTAAATATTCAATCTGATCAAATGGTGTATTTATGTGTAGCACCGGGGCGAAAAATTAATCAAGAAATGATTGAAGCTCAAGTGAAAATTCTCAAGAATGTTCCTCAGAGTGTACTCCTTCGTAAAGGTCAAGGGGATAATAACTTAATTCGAGAATTGTATCATCAAGTTTGTGAGGAATACAATGTTGATAAGAGTCGTTTAATTTTTATTGGGTTAACAAAAACTGAAGAAGAACATCGAGCTATTTATTATGTGGCAGATGCCTTATTAGATTCCTATCCTTATAATGGGGGAACCCATAATTTAGAGGCGTTATCTGCAAATTTACCCGTTGTGACTCGTGGGGGGGAACAGTATCTTTCTCGCATGGGTTATTCCTTTTTAAAAGCAGTTAATTTGGATTTTGGGATTGCTTGGAGTTGGGAAGAATATACACAATTAGGCATCCGATTAGGATTAGATCAAAATTTACGTTATCAAATTAAATCCCATTTAATTCAATCTCAAAACCCTGAATCTTTAGCTCCGTTATGGAATCCTAAAAAATTAGCTCAGGAAATGTATGATCTTTTTTGGAAACTTTATAGGAAATAG
- the rpiA gene encoding ribose-5-phosphate isomerase RpiA → MSEQDPVTLMKQYVGKAAADRVKSGTIVGLGTGSTTAYAIQYIGERLKSGELKDIKGIPTSFQATVLAKEYGIPLTTLDEVDRIDVAIDGADEVDPHKNLIKGGGAAHTREKIVDSLAEVFIVVVDSSKLVDELGSTFLLPVEVMPLAMTPVMKTLEKLGGKPTLRMGVKKAGPVVTDQGNLVIDVKFDAIENPAELEKEINNIPGVLENGLFVGVADVILVGEVINGEAKVREIS, encoded by the coding sequence ATGAGTGAACAAGATCCCGTAACATTGATGAAACAGTACGTTGGGAAAGCAGCCGCAGATCGAGTGAAATCGGGAACCATCGTCGGACTCGGAACAGGTTCGACAACGGCCTATGCCATTCAGTATATTGGAGAACGCCTCAAAAGTGGAGAACTCAAAGATATTAAAGGCATTCCTACCTCCTTTCAAGCAACAGTATTAGCCAAAGAATATGGTATCCCGTTAACAACATTAGATGAAGTTGATCGGATCGATGTTGCCATTGATGGGGCCGATGAAGTTGATCCGCACAAAAATTTAATTAAAGGCGGAGGTGCCGCCCATACCCGTGAGAAAATTGTCGATAGTTTGGCGGAAGTTTTTATTGTGGTAGTCGATAGTTCTAAATTAGTTGATGAACTCGGATCAACGTTTTTATTACCTGTTGAAGTCATGCCATTAGCCATGACTCCGGTGATGAAAACCCTGGAAAAATTAGGAGGAAAACCTACCTTGAGAATGGGGGTAAAAAAAGCAGGGCCAGTGGTCACAGATCAAGGAAATTTAGTCATTGATGTCAAATTTGATGCCATTGAAAATCCAGCCGAATTAGAAAAAGAAATTAACAATATTCCTGGGGTGTTAGAAAATGGTTTATTTGTGGGAGTTGCGGATGTAATTCTGGTGGGTGAAGTCATCAACGGAGAAGCTAAAGTTCGGGAAATTTCCTAA
- a CDS encoding DsbA family protein: MKQQVYRWSRLWISTVLMITIALTSCSQPAQSDQTVKVNPELEKQILQVIRAHPEVILESVQAYQQQQDGQLQQARQAFLDQMKTNPKAIIGSSPATGASTQDIVLVEFSDFQCPFCARAHQTIQQFMKAHQDQVTLVYKHFPLTQIHPQALNAAKASWAAQQQGKFWEYQNALFTQQDQLGEELYVAIAKQLNLNLDQFNRDRQSPQAQAALQKDIQLAESLGISGTPFFIMNGETFSGAVELSEMEKVLATVQASKGQKN, from the coding sequence ATGAAACAACAAGTTTATCGGTGGTCACGGTTATGGATCAGCACGGTCTTGATGATTACGATCGCCTTGACGAGTTGTTCACAACCCGCCCAGTCGGATCAAACGGTGAAAGTGAACCCAGAACTGGAAAAACAAATCCTGCAAGTGATTCGAGCGCATCCAGAAGTTATTTTAGAGTCGGTTCAAGCGTATCAACAACAACAGGACGGCCAACTGCAACAGGCGCGACAAGCGTTCCTCGACCAGATGAAAACGAATCCTAAAGCTATTATTGGAAGCTCTCCCGCCACAGGTGCGTCAACTCAAGATATTGTTCTGGTGGAGTTTTCAGACTTTCAATGTCCCTTCTGTGCCCGCGCTCACCAAACCATCCAGCAGTTCATGAAGGCTCACCAAGATCAGGTGACACTGGTTTACAAGCATTTTCCCTTAACTCAGATTCATCCTCAAGCCTTAAACGCGGCGAAAGCATCCTGGGCGGCTCAACAACAAGGAAAATTCTGGGAATACCAAAATGCCTTGTTTACTCAGCAAGATCAATTAGGAGAAGAATTGTATGTGGCGATCGCCAAACAGTTAAACCTGAATCTTGATCAATTCAACCGCGATCGCCAAAGCCCACAAGCCCAAGCCGCCCTTCAAAAAGATATCCAATTAGCAGAAAGTTTGGGGATTTCGGGAACCCCTTTCTTTATCATGAATGGTGAAACCTTCTCCGGCGCAGTGGAATTATCCGAAATGGAAAAAGTCTTAGCGACCGTCCAAGCATCCAAAGGTCAGAAAAACTAA
- a CDS encoding aldo/keto reductase: MYYRRFGRTELPMPVFSCGGMRYQHQWEDAPFDQIPEANQKQLEACIYRSLELGINHIETARAYGTSEMQLGKILPKLPRERLIVQTKVSPNPDPLKFKQDFEQSLAYLQLDHVDLLGIHGINTCEILEDTIKPGGCLAVAKQLQTQGKVRFIGFSTHGPTDAIIQAIETNEFDYVNLHWYYINQNNWPAIEAATRHDMGVFIISPSDQGGQLYNPPEKLMQLCSPLSPMVFNNLFCLSHPQVHTLSIGASKPTDFDEHLKTLPLLDRWDEILPSILQRLEQELINCFGEAWAKTWNIGLPRQEQTPNNINIPVILWLRNLAIAYDMIDYAKMRYNLLGNGDHWFPGKTAEGVEQLDLSQCLVNSPHANQIPDLLAEAHQLLKAETVLRLSKS; this comes from the coding sequence ATGTATTACAGACGATTTGGACGAACAGAATTACCGATGCCTGTGTTTTCCTGTGGAGGAATGAGATATCAACATCAATGGGAAGATGCCCCCTTTGATCAAATTCCAGAAGCTAATCAAAAACAACTGGAAGCTTGTATTTATCGTTCCTTAGAATTGGGGATTAATCATATTGAAACAGCGAGGGCTTATGGGACTTCAGAAATGCAGTTAGGTAAAATTTTACCTAAACTTCCGAGAGAACGATTAATTGTACAAACAAAAGTTTCTCCTAACCCTGATCCTTTAAAATTTAAACAAGATTTTGAGCAATCTTTAGCTTATTTACAATTAGATCATGTTGATTTACTCGGAATTCATGGAATTAATACCTGTGAAATTTTAGAAGATACAATTAAACCCGGTGGGTGTTTAGCCGTCGCCAAACAATTACAAACCCAGGGAAAAGTTAGGTTTATTGGCTTTTCAACTCATGGCCCGACAGACGCTATTATTCAAGCTATTGAAACCAATGAATTTGATTATGTAAATTTACATTGGTATTATATTAATCAAAATAATTGGCCGGCTATTGAAGCCGCAACTCGCCACGATATGGGGGTTTTTATTATTAGTCCGTCCGATCAAGGCGGTCAACTTTATAACCCCCCGGAAAAGTTAATGCAGTTATGTAGTCCCCTGAGTCCAATGGTATTTAATAATTTATTTTGTTTAAGTCATCCTCAAGTTCATACCTTAAGTATTGGTGCTTCTAAACCAACGGATTTTGATGAACATTTAAAAACCCTTCCCTTGTTAGATCGCTGGGATGAAATTTTACCTTCTATTTTGCAACGTTTAGAACAGGAATTAATTAATTGTTTTGGGGAAGCCTGGGCGAAAACCTGGAATATTGGTTTACCTCGTCAGGAACAAACCCCGAATAATATTAATATTCCGGTGATTTTGTGGTTAAGAAATTTAGCGATCGCCTATGATATGATTGACTATGCTAAAATGCGCTATAATTTATTAGGAAATGGCGATCATTGGTTCCCCGGAAAAACGGCTGAAGGGGTCGAACAGTTAGATTTAAGTCAATGTTTAGTTAACAGTCCCCACGCGAATCAAATCCCTGATCTGTTAGCCGAAGCTCATCAATTATTAAAAGCAGAAACGGTTTTACGCTTATCTAAAAGTTAA
- a CDS encoding DUF2288 domain-containing protein — METESLREQLTENLDEAEWDWLTPHVEREVVIVVEPQLDLLAVGEAIALDNTASVQHWISEQLISKPSPERISEWNDQPKKRFQALIVQPFVLVQEMKAEGEG, encoded by the coding sequence ATGGAAACTGAATCTTTAAGAGAGCAATTAACCGAAAATCTGGATGAAGCAGAATGGGATTGGTTAACTCCCCATGTGGAACGAGAAGTTGTGATTGTTGTAGAACCCCAACTCGATTTATTAGCAGTGGGAGAAGCGATCGCTTTGGATAATACGGCTTCGGTACAACATTGGATTAGTGAACAACTGATTTCTAAACCCTCTCCAGAGCGGATTTCTGAATGGAATGATCAGCCGAAGAAAAGATTTCAAGCATTAATTGTGCAACCGTTTGTGTTAGTTCAAGAAATGAAGGCTGAGGGTGAAGGGTGA
- a CDS encoding ABC transporter substrate-binding protein/permease, which translates to MGQPSQILAQENPSGTTKTLVMATSPDYPPYEFKDTATSGEKIVGFDVDIAEYITKQLGYNLTVVGMDFNGLIPALTAKRADFVMAGMTPTPDRKKNVEFSDIYFEAKNTIVSLQDKNYTNPEQLNGKKVGVQLGSIQQEAVKNWQGVIAVPLNKTSDIIQELNSKRLDAGVLENTIVKGYIAANPGLVYHEVPNTEEAGSAIAFPKGSPLVQPFNQVIQQMKASGKIDELAKQWFDRPVVVAETSEIPHGTGLKLDFNKIAPNIPYILAGIFITLQFSLVSAFFGFLWGTILALFKISTIKPLNIFSQGYTSIFRGTPLLVQLTLIYFATPQLTGYDITAFQAGILTFSLNSGAYISETIRAGIQAVDKGQKEACEALGVNYQLMMLDIILPQALKNILPALVNESINLLKDSTLVSVIGVEDLLRRAQIVGAEKYIYFEPLIFVAVIYYLMIITLTWGANKLEYQLKRSS; encoded by the coding sequence ATGGGACAGCCTTCGCAGATTTTAGCCCAGGAAAATCCCTCTGGGACAACAAAAACCTTAGTGATGGCAACCTCCCCAGATTATCCCCCCTATGAGTTTAAAGATACGGCTACCAGTGGAGAAAAAATTGTTGGCTTTGATGTGGATATTGCGGAATATATTACCAAGCAATTGGGCTATAATCTGACCGTTGTGGGGATGGATTTTAACGGATTAATTCCGGCTTTAACTGCTAAACGAGCGGATTTTGTCATGGCGGGAATGACACCGACTCCTGATCGTAAAAAAAATGTAGAATTTTCCGATATTTATTTTGAAGCTAAAAATACGATTGTTAGTTTGCAAGATAAAAATTATACAAATCCTGAACAATTAAACGGAAAAAAAGTCGGGGTACAACTCGGTTCAATTCAACAGGAAGCGGTTAAAAATTGGCAAGGAGTCATTGCAGTTCCCTTGAATAAAACCAGTGATATTATTCAGGAATTAAACTCAAAACGCCTGGATGCTGGAGTTTTAGAAAATACGATTGTTAAAGGGTATATTGCAGCAAATCCAGGGTTAGTTTATCACGAAGTTCCGAATACAGAAGAAGCTGGATCAGCGATCGCTTTTCCGAAAGGATCACCCTTAGTTCAACCCTTTAACCAAGTGATTCAACAAATGAAAGCCAGTGGTAAAATAGACGAACTGGCAAAACAATGGTTTGATCGCCCAGTGGTAGTTGCTGAAACCTCTGAAATTCCTCATGGGACGGGATTAAAACTCGATTTTAATAAAATTGCTCCCAATATTCCTTATATTTTAGCAGGGATTTTTATTACCTTACAATTTAGTTTAGTCTCTGCTTTTTTTGGGTTTCTGTGGGGAACAATACTCGCTTTATTTAAGATTTCAACAATTAAACCCTTGAATATCTTTTCTCAAGGTTATACCTCTATTTTTCGAGGAACACCCCTACTTGTTCAATTAACCTTAATTTATTTTGCCACTCCCCAACTTACCGGATATGATATTACAGCTTTTCAAGCGGGGATATTAACCTTTTCTCTGAATTCAGGGGCCTATATTTCCGAAACTATTCGGGCGGGAATTCAAGCCGTTGATAAAGGACAAAAAGAAGCTTGTGAAGCCTTGGGAGTCAACTATCAACTAATGATGTTAGATATTATTTTACCTCAAGCCTTAAAAAATATTCTTCCGGCTTTGGTTAATGAAAGTATTAACCTGTTAAAAGATTCAACGTTAGTTTCAGTCATTGGCGTTGAAGATCTGTTACGCCGCGCTCAAATTGTTGGGGCCGAAAAGTATATTTACTTTGAACCTTTAATTTTCGTGGCGGTGATTTACTATCTGATGATTATTACCTTAACCTGGGGAGCGAATAAACTTGAATACCAACTCAAACGTAGCAGTTAA
- a CDS encoding phosphorylase, with protein sequence MQPFNFILVPQGQEYQAVMRGLQKIESSFMQVIPIPIGSQSLTVYLQEWLTSDAVKSQSSIQVLVLGLCGSLSPNLHIGDIVIYKNCLPLISPGAIQHCCDIDLTLALHQHFIPAHLVCGLTSKQVITTAVEKQKLGQRYPVEVVDMEGTIILELLTKVGIKVAMVRVISDDFYQNLPDLTTVIDPNGQLKKLPLLKVMLQHPIQALQLIRSGLKSLKILQQVTQKLGRLTMV encoded by the coding sequence ATGCAGCCATTTAATTTTATTCTGGTTCCTCAAGGTCAAGAATATCAAGCAGTTATGCGAGGATTACAGAAGATTGAATCCTCGTTTATGCAAGTGATTCCGATTCCCATTGGCTCTCAATCTTTAACGGTTTATTTACAAGAATGGCTAACATCAGATGCAGTTAAAAGTCAGTCCTCAATACAAGTTTTAGTTTTAGGATTGTGTGGAAGTTTATCCCCTAATCTACACATCGGAGATATTGTTATTTATAAAAACTGTTTACCTTTAATTTCTCCAGGAGCAATTCAACATTGTTGTGATATTGACTTAACTTTGGCGTTACACCAGCACTTCATTCCTGCTCATTTAGTGTGTGGATTAACTAGCAAACAGGTAATTACGACCGCCGTTGAAAAACAAAAATTAGGTCAACGGTATCCTGTTGAAGTCGTGGATATGGAAGGCACAATTATATTAGAATTGTTAACAAAAGTAGGAATTAAAGTGGCAATGGTGCGGGTAATTAGTGATGATTTCTATCAAAATTTACCCGACTTAACGACTGTAATTGATCCCAACGGACAATTAAAAAAATTACCCTTACTGAAGGTCATGCTACAACATCCGATTCAGGCATTACAACTGATTCGTAGTGGGTTAAAAAGTCTTAAGATTTTACAACAAGTGACTCAAAAATTGGGGAGATTAACCATGGTTTAA
- the cysC gene encoding adenylyl-sulfate kinase → MIQSSLTIINERSSLISTTGEKSLMQHRGVTVWFTGLSGAGKTTISRAVAEILQQKQCKLEILDGDIVRENLTKGLGFSKADRDENIRRIGFVAHLLTRNGVIVLVSAISPYREIREEVREKIGDFVEVYVNAPLTVCEDRDVKGLYKKARAGEIKGFTGIDDPYEAPTNPEIECHTDQEDLAESIAKVMQKLAELGYISSKD, encoded by the coding sequence ATGATCCAATCTTCACTTACCATAATAAATGAGAGATCTAGCTTAATCAGTACAACAGGAGAAAAATCGTTAATGCAGCATCGAGGTGTGACGGTATGGTTTACAGGTCTGAGTGGTGCCGGAAAAACCACCATTAGCCGAGCGGTCGCTGAGATCCTTCAACAGAAGCAATGTAAACTCGAAATATTAGATGGAGATATTGTTCGGGAAAACCTCACCAAAGGTTTAGGATTTAGTAAAGCAGATCGAGATGAAAATATCCGTCGGATCGGCTTTGTTGCCCATCTATTAACCCGAAATGGGGTGATTGTCCTGGTTTCAGCTATCTCTCCCTATCGAGAAATTCGCGAAGAAGTCCGCGAAAAAATCGGTGATTTTGTAGAAGTCTATGTTAATGCACCCTTAACGGTTTGTGAAGATCGAGATGTCAAAGGGTTGTATAAAAAAGCAAGAGCCGGGGAAATTAAAGGGTTTACAGGAATTGATGATCCTTATGAAGCTCCAACAAACCCAGAAATTGAATGTCATACTGATCAAGAAGATTTAGCCGAAAGTATTGCTAAAGTTATGCAAAAATTAGCCGAGTTAGGCTATATTTCCAGTAAGGATTGA
- a CDS encoding lysophospholipid acyltransferase family protein, giving the protein MNQEFASVVRSREPLSSLILYHLFKWSVVSPMLHLYFQGRIYDADRVPLAGPLVVVSNHASDFDPPLLSSCMGRPVSYMAKEELFEVPVLKQAISLYGAYPVKRGSPDRSAIRAALKQLENGWATGVFLQGTRTLDGRITEPKLGAALIAAKAKVPLLPVCLWGTHAIVNKGSYLPRPTPVTVRVGHLIPPPDSTDRDELLTLTQKCADEINALHDLGR; this is encoded by the coding sequence GTGAATCAAGAATTTGCATCTGTTGTGAGAAGCCGTGAACCCCTGTCCAGTTTGATTTTATATCACTTGTTTAAGTGGTCAGTGGTCAGCCCGATGCTGCATCTCTATTTTCAAGGTCGGATTTATGATGCAGATCGGGTTCCCCTAGCAGGGCCATTAGTGGTGGTCAGTAACCATGCCAGTGATTTTGACCCTCCTCTACTTTCTAGCTGCATGGGGCGTCCCGTTTCCTATATGGCAAAGGAGGAATTATTTGAAGTTCCCGTTTTGAAACAAGCCATTTCCCTCTATGGGGCCTATCCGGTTAAACGGGGTTCACCTGATCGCAGCGCCATTCGTGCCGCCTTAAAACAGTTAGAGAATGGTTGGGCTACAGGAGTTTTTTTACAAGGAACTCGTACCCTGGATGGTCGGATTACAGAGCCTAAATTAGGGGCGGCGTTAATTGCGGCTAAAGCGAAAGTGCCTTTATTACCGGTGTGTTTATGGGGAACTCACGCCATTGTCAATAAAGGTTCCTATCTGCCTCGACCTACCCCCGTAACCGTTCGAGTCGGCCATTTAATCCCTCCCCCTGATTCTACGGATCGGGACGAATTATTAACCCTAACTCAGAAATGTGCTGATGAAATTAATGCACTGCATGATTTAGGACGTTAA